The genomic region GACGTCGTCGACGGCCTTGAAGGACGGACTGCCCAGCCGCCCCGGGTACTCGATGGTCAGGTTCTTTGCCTCGACCAGCACCTTGCCGCCCTGGTGGGCGCGTTCCGTCATCCCTTCGGACGCGGAATTGCGGCCCAGGTGAGGGACGGCGGCGAGGAGCTTCTTGGTGTAGTCCTCCTTAGGCTGGGCGAACAGCACCCGTGCAGGAGCTTCCTCCACGACGTCGCCCTGGTACATGACCACCACGCGGTCGGCGAGATCGGCGACAACGCCCATGTTGTGCGTGATCAGCACGATGGACGTCCCGTATTTGTCGCGCAGGTCCCGCAGCAGTTCCAGGATTTCCGCCTGGACGGTGACGTCCAGGGCGGTGGTCGGCTCGTCGGCCACGATGAGCCCGGGGTTGAGCGCCAGCGCGGCGGCAATGACGACGCGCTGTTTCTGGCCGCCCGAGAACTGGTGCGGGTAGTAGTTGACCCGCGTTTCCGGGTCCGGGATCCCGACCTTGCGAAGGGCATCGATGGCGCGGGCCTTCGCCTCCTTGGCGGAGATCTTGTTGCCGCTGCCGGTATCGGCATGCGCCCGGATGCCTTCGGCAATCTGCCAGCCCACGGTGTAGACCGGGTTGAGAGCCGTGGACGGTTCCTGGAACACCATGGCGACGTCGCGGCCGCGGATCTGCCGCAGCTTGGCCGCACTGACGCTGATGACGTTGTTGCCGTTGATCAGGACGGCACCCTGGCTGGTCGCCGTTTCCGGCAGCAGGCCCAGGATGGTCTTGGCCGTCACGGTCTTGCCGGATCCCGATTCGCCGACGATGGCGACAACCTCGCCGGGGTTGACCTCGAGGCTGACGTCCTTGACGGCGAAGACGTCGCCGCCGTCGGTCGCAAAGGTGACCTTGAGGTTCTCGATGTCCAGAACGGGGCCGGAGCCGGTGGCCTGGCGGTCTGAAACGGAGCCAATGTTGGTGGTCATGAACTGCTCGATTCTGCTTCAGGGGCGGCCTGTACTGCGGCGGTCGGGGCGGGGCCGGCCGGGGCCTTCTTGCTCCCGGCCTTCTTGCGGCCCCGGAGCCGTGGATCGTTGAGATCGTTCATGCTCTCACCGACCAGGGTCAGTCCCAGCACGGTCAGGACGATCGCCGTACCGGGGTAGACGCCCGTCCACCAGATACCCGAGGACGCGTCAGCCAAGGCCTTGTTGAGGTCGAAACCCCACTCGGCGGCGGAGGACGGTTCGATGCCGAAGCCCAGGAAGCCAAGTCCGGCCAGGGTCAGGATCGCCTCGGACGCATTCAGTGTGAAGATCAGCGGAAGCGTGCGGGTTGCGTTCTTGAAGATATGGCGGCCCATGATGCGGATGCTCGAGGCACCCACCACCTTGGCTGCCTCGACGTACGGCTCCGCCTTCAGCCGGATGGTCTCGGCCCGGATCACGCGGAAGTACTGCGGGACGAACACCACGGAGATCGAGATGGAACAGGCGATGATGCCGCCCCAGAAGCTGGACTGGCCGTGGTTGATGACGATTGACATCACGATGGCCAGCAGGAGCGAGGGGAAAGCGTAGATCGCGTCGGCGATCACCACGAGCGTCCGGTCCAGCCAGCCGCCGAAGTAGCCGCTGAGCAGGCCCAGTGCGACGCCGAGGAAGATCGACATCGCCACGGCGACGACGATCACGACAAAGGCCGTCTGGGCGCCCCAGAGCACGCGGGAATAGACGTCGTAGCCGCCCACCGTGGTACCCCAGATGTGGGCCGGGCTGGGGGGCGCTTGTGCCGGGAAGGTACCCGAGGCATCGCTGAGCTGGGCAAAGCCGTAGGGTGCGATCACCGGCGCCAGCGCCGCCGTCAGCAGGAAAACGACGGTCAGCACCAGGCCGGTGACGAGCATGCCGCGCTGCAGCCCGACGCTCTTGCGGAAGTGCGAGATCACCGGCAGGCGGTACATGAGGGGCTGCTTGCGCCCGCTTACTGTGGTTGCATTCATGGCTAGTACCTCACTCGCGGGTCGATCAGGGCGGCGACGACATCCACGATGAAGTTCGTGATGGCAACGATGACCGCCAGCAGCACCACGATGCCCTGGACAGCGACAAAGTCGCGGGAGTTCAGGTATTGCACCAGCTGGTAGCCGAGGCCCTTCCACTCAAACGTGGTCTCCGTGAGGACCGCGCCGCCCAGCAGGAGGGCAATCTGGAGCCCCATGACCGTGATGATCGGGATGAGTGCAGGCTTGTAGGCGTGCTTGGTCACGAGCCGGAAATTACTGACGCCGCGGGACCTGCCGGCCTCGACGTAGTCCTTGCCGAGCGTGCCGATGACGTTGGTGCGGACCAGCCGGAGGAAGACCCCTGCCGTCAGCAGGCCCAGGGTCACTGCCGGAAGGACCGAATGGGCCGCGACGTCGCCGAACGCGGCCACGTTGCCGCTGCGCAGCGCATCAAGCCAATAGATCCCGGTCGGCGCGGACAGGCTTCCCATGGCCAGTTCGGTCCTGGTGGAGGCCCGTCCTGCGACGGGCAGCCAGCCGAGCCAGATCGAGAAGGTCAGCTTCATCAACAGGCCGGCGAAAAACACCGGAGTGGCGTAGCAGAGGATGGCGAAGAACCGCAGTAAGGCGTCCGGCACCTTGTCGCGCTTGTAGGCGGCGATGAGGCCGAGCGGGATGCCGACGATCAACGCCACGATGAGTGCGTTGATGGCCAGCTCAAGGGTTGCCGCGCCGAAGGTGACAAGCATTTCAACAACCGGCCGGCGGT from Arthrobacter sp. NicSoilB8 harbors:
- a CDS encoding ABC transporter ATP-binding protein, with product MTTNIGSVSDRQATGSGPVLDIENLKVTFATDGGDVFAVKDVSLEVNPGEVVAIVGESGSGKTVTAKTILGLLPETATSQGAVLINGNNVISVSAAKLRQIRGRDVAMVFQEPSTALNPVYTVGWQIAEGIRAHADTGSGNKISAKEAKARAIDALRKVGIPDPETRVNYYPHQFSGGQKQRVVIAAALALNPGLIVADEPTTALDVTVQAEILELLRDLRDKYGTSIVLITHNMGVVADLADRVVVMYQGDVVEEAPARVLFAQPKEDYTKKLLAAVPHLGRNSASEGMTERAHQGGKVLVEAKNLTIEYPGRLGSPSFKAVDDVSFTVSEGEVFGLVGESGSGKTTIGRAIAGLNRTTGGSLKVLGYEMLNFKERTFKPLRKEIGFVFQDPAASFNPQLTIGDCVAEPLIIHSNPSPAEARKRVGELLESVQLPASYADRFPHELSGGQRQRASLARALILNPKLLIADEPTSALDVSVQAVVLELFKEIQQQFGFACLFISHDLAVVDMLSHWVGVLYKGKMVEQGLGNQVMGNPQHAYTKKLIASLPVPDPDEQARRREAFRAVLHG
- a CDS encoding ABC transporter permease; the protein is MNATTVSGRKQPLMYRLPVISHFRKSVGLQRGMLVTGLVLTVVFLLTAALAPVIAPYGFAQLSDASGTFPAQAPPSPAHIWGTTVGGYDVYSRVLWGAQTAFVVIVVAVAMSIFLGVALGLLSGYFGGWLDRTLVVIADAIYAFPSLLLAIVMSIVINHGQSSFWGGIIACSISISVVFVPQYFRVIRAETIRLKAEPYVEAAKVVGASSIRIMGRHIFKNATRTLPLIFTLNASEAILTLAGLGFLGFGIEPSSAAEWGFDLNKALADASSGIWWTGVYPGTAIVLTVLGLTLVGESMNDLNDPRLRGRKKAGSKKAPAGPAPTAAVQAAPEAESSSS
- a CDS encoding ABC transporter permease, translating into MTTLIEAPPSDADGLLPSKKKPSGGGLGTYILVRFFLIIPTIFILVTLVFFLMRVIGDPITAAQGGRLPPEALAQRIHEAGYDRPILVQYLEYVGQVATGNFGTTITDRRPVVEMLVTFGAATLELAINALIVALIVGIPLGLIAAYKRDKVPDALLRFFAILCYATPVFFAGLLMKLTFSIWLGWLPVAGRASTRTELAMGSLSAPTGIYWLDALRSGNVAAFGDVAAHSVLPAVTLGLLTAGVFLRLVRTNVIGTLGKDYVEAGRSRGVSNFRLVTKHAYKPALIPIITVMGLQIALLLGGAVLTETTFEWKGLGYQLVQYLNSRDFVAVQGIVVLLAVIVAITNFIVDVVAALIDPRVRY